A window from Solanum stenotomum isolate F172 chromosome 5, ASM1918654v1, whole genome shotgun sequence encodes these proteins:
- the LOC125864878 gene encoding zinc finger protein 2-like — protein MRGAEDGNQGTYVLDQGEWLNLSLGRNLPSISKESESHIPTSGKVFSCNFCKRKFYSSQALGGHQNAHKRERGTVRQYQSQRMMTMMALPINNPMFRSLGMIPHSLVHKSSRDARATAATFSEASAGYQRTSLTNQMDRSFDLKWPGSFQLNQQQTKDHTSNPTKLDLNLKL, from the coding sequence ATGAGAGGTGCTGAAGATGGCAATCAAGGCACTTATGTGCTTGATCAAGGAGAATGGTTGAATTTGAGCTTAGGAAGAAACTTGCCTTCGATATCTAAAGAATCTGAGTCACATATACCGACTTCAGGCAAGGTTTTTTCATGTAACTTCTGCAAGAGGAAGTTTTACAGTTCACAGGCACTAGGAGGCCACCAGAATGCTCACAAGAGGGAAAGAGGTACAGTAAGACAGTATCAATCTCAGAGGATGATGACAATGATGGCTTTGCCAATCAATAACCCCATGTTCAGATCACTTGGTATGATTCCCCACTCCCTTGTGCATAAATCCAGCAGAGATGCAAGAGCAACTGCGGCTACGTTCAGCGAGGCTAGCGCAGGATATCAGAGGACATCACTTACCAATCAAATGGACAGATCATTTGATCTGAAGTGGCCAGGAAGTTTTCAACTAAATCAGCAGCAAACAAAAGACCATACGTCAAATCCCACTAAGCTTGACCTGAATCTGAAGCTGTAA